One part of the Quercus lobata isolate SW786 chromosome 7, ValleyOak3.0 Primary Assembly, whole genome shotgun sequence genome encodes these proteins:
- the LOC115954231 gene encoding UPF0481 protein At3g47200-like, whose protein sequence is MEQLYRRNIVIREAGETSSGQSPTPMIQKGIRRRAVRQCKSLPSTESMFKIVMEAGETAKTKSPNATPKIQTIQKFAFLLRENKGFKKYYEPRAVSLGPIHYGKPKYQLAEKYKLILASEFIKESGKVIDELYKKVEENIKELREHYEEDATKDYPDKALAWILFLDGCAILQYIYCFITNKFEDLNIKHDCAVLGQQDLFLLENQLPYRLLKWLMKLSVKKKELNESIDIFIKNVSDQKSEGHQAESKKGESLHSKETPHEQRLSMDGERKPTHLLHLLRMSLLDNPKKVSNSSQENSKKDWQSYRNVQDLKNAGIWLKPCKTTFLNDISYISSSCFIGYLTIPKMKVDNSTGQKFFNLMAFEMCPDFINNYEITSYISFLNSLMNHADHVMELRKAGILQNFLGSDQAVAKIFNELGTNLVPNPNIYSDVRADIDKHHQTLKSRMFRFYHDYFDSPWSIPAFFGILLELVLTGIQTWFSVKPTSRS, encoded by the exons ATGGAGCAGCTGTATCGGAGGAACATTGTCATAAGAGAAGCAGGGGAAACCAGCAGTGGTCAATCTCCAACACCAATGATACAAAAG GGGATAAGACGCAGAGCAGTTCGTCAATGCAAATCACTGCCCTCCACGGAGTCGATGTTTAAAATTGTAATGGAGGCAGGAGAGACTGCGAAGACTAAATCTCCAAACGCAACACCAAAGATACAAACGATACAAAAGTTTGCATTCTTGCTGCGAGAGAACAAGGGTTTCAAGAAGTACTATGAGCCAAGAGCAGTATCACTTGGTCCTATCCATTATGGCAAGCCAAAATACCAGTTAGCAGAGAAGTACAAGCTTATATTGGCCTCTGAGTTCATCAAAGAAAGCGGCAAGGTTATAGACGAATTATACAAGAAGGTTGAGGAAAACATCAAGGAACTGAGGGAACACTACGAGGAGGACGCGACTAAAGACTACCCTGATAAGGCCCTCGCTTGGATTTTGTTCCTGGATGGCTGTGCAATACTTCAATACATATACTGCTTTATTACTAATAAGTTCGAAGATTTGAATATAAAACATGACTGTGCAGTCCTTGGACAACAGGATTTGTTTTTGCTGGAGAACCAACTTCCTTATCGTCTCCTGAAATGGTTGATGAAGTTGAgtgtgaagaaaaaagagttgaACGAATCTattgatattttcattaaaaacgTGTCCGATCAAAAATCAGAGGGGCATCAAGCAGAAAGCAAGAAAGGGGAGAGCCTTCATTCAAAAGAGACCCCACATGAACAAAGACTATCAATGGATGGAGAAAGGAAGCCCACCCATCTTCTCCACCTTCTGAGGATGAGTCTCTTGGATAATCCGAAAAAGGTTTCTAACAGCAGCCAAGAGAATTCAAAGAAAGATTGGCAATCTTATCGCAATGTACAGGACCTTAAAAATGCAGGGATCTGGTTGAAGCCTTGTAAAACTACCTTCTTAAATGACATTTCTTATATTAGTTCATCATGTTTCATTGGATATCTTACCATTCCTAAGATGAAAGTGGACAACTCAACAGGGCAAAAGTTCTTCAACTTGATGGCCTTTGAAATGTGTCCGGACTTCATCAACAATTATGAGATCACTTCTTATATAAGCTTTCTTAATTCACTCATGAATCATGCTGACCATGTTATGGAGCTAAGGAAAGCGGGGATACTCCAAAACTTCCTTGGCAGCGACCAAGCAGTGGCTAAAATCTTCAATGAGCTTGGCACCAACTTGGTTCCAAACCCCAATATATATTCAGATGTAAGAGCAGACATCGACAAGCATCATCAAACATTGAAGAGTCGAATGTTTCGATTCTATCATGACTATTTCGATAGCCCCTGGTCGATTCCAGCCTTTTTTGGCATATTATTAGAGCTTGTTTTAACTGGCATCCAAACTTGGTTCTCAGTCAAGCCAACTTCACGCAGCTAG